The following nucleotide sequence is from Salvia miltiorrhiza cultivar Shanhuang (shh) chromosome 7, IMPLAD_Smil_shh, whole genome shotgun sequence.
TGATTATTAAAGAGCATCACCTTTCTTGTCTTGGTAGAAATTACAACTTCGTTTCGCTTGcgttcatcaatcatcattcGACTACAAAATGGACCGGGATCACTGAACCGCTCTGGTTAATACAATACACGAGTCTGTCTGTTTCTGACCAAATCTGACCGGCCAAACTTTTTTGATATAtttgtattactccctccgtcccactccaataggctcacttcctttgggcacggagattaaaaaaacTTGAGAAATTACTTTTTTAAAATTCTGATATTTGGGCGGATcgttaatttattttaacatTTGAACTACTTTCAATAATGACCACCAATTCGCTAAAACAAACGCacaatctctctctcacacactgAGACTAAGGGACTGTTCTGGTTAAGGGTTTATTTCTTCCAGACGATAAAATCATGCATTTACTATATTCGAAGTAAAGCCAAAGAGGGATATTAGATATAGAGAGCTGAGTATTCTTCTTTATATAAGTTAAATATTTGATTGATATTCAAGATAGATAGACCTCGAAGCTAGCGGTTGTTATCATCTGACAGACAGGACAAACTGTGGCAAAGGCTTGACACTCTTTACACAAACAGAAATGTCTACATGGCATTAACAGAATGGATACCTCCTTGGCTTTGCAGGCTTTACAGATGATGTCTTTCTTCACAGAAGCGGAGACGCTGAGGTAGTTGTTCGGATCAATGCAAGACGCAGCATCATCCACATCGCTCTCTCCACACCCTTCTTTTCCTGCATTTGACCCTTGCATTGCTTGCTCGAGATTTGTTTTCAGAACGTTCACGATTGACTCGTTGTACTTGGCCATATAGCACCAGTTCTGGGCTTCACTCGTTACTTGTTTCATGCTCTCGACCAGTTCTTTGTTTCTGCGGGTTATGGTCTCCAGTTCTGCATCTTTCTCGCGCAGCTTTCTGCTTACACCTTTCTCTATGGCAGTAACAAAAGAAGCCATGTGTCTGTGCCTCATGTCTCTAACCCCTTTCACCATATTAGCTTCCTGTCCGCATTCACAAATATATCTGTTAGCTCGATGCATTGAATAACTGCAGCCTCAAGCAGCATTTTACCACCTAAACAAACTATTCACATTTTCTCGAGTTTCCCACATGACCAATAGAAAGAGTACCTGAGTTCTGATAAAGTGATTGAGTTCTTCCTTTTGCTGATCAAGCTCTCTTTTGATGTCGTTGCTCAGATAAGGAAAAACTGACGATGCTGCTGTCAGGCTTCCACTTGCAGAAGTGATAGAGGAGTTTCGCTCCTCGTCATCATAAGAGAGCCTTAAACCAGTAGACACAGGATTTAGGTTCAACGTGCTGGCTTTTCTCTCAGATTCATCATTTGAAGTATTATTGTTTAAGGAAAACAGAAGTTTCTGCTGCCTGGGAATGGCTTCAGCATCCCTGCCACATTTATTTGGCAGGAGGTATGGAGGGCCATTGTTACTTCCAAGATAATTTACAGGATCAGCATGAAATTCTACAGGTACTGCAACACAGAACAAGATATATTAAAAGACATGCATTAGCATTATATTAGAAAGGCCAAGATAGAAAATGTTAGTCGTTTGATAATTAATCAAGCACAGAGCATCTAAGAGAATCAAGTTACACTGTTATTACAATACAGTGGCATCAACAACTTCAAGAGAGAAGAAATGGATGGACCAATCATATAGTACATATTAAATAAGCAATACAGTGGCATCAATCATATAGTACATATTAAATAAGCAATGGATGGATCACTAAAATTAAATTCTGAGATTCAACCCATCTTAAGTTTTAATCCGAGAAAAACATTTATGGGGAAATGGATCACCATTGCTTGTGACACCTTTCTTCTTCATATGGTACCCATAATCATGAAATAGACAAATTTAGGCACGTCTAAGTGAATGGGATTCCATGAACAATTGAGTCCAATAAAAAAACGAATAGATGCACAAGTCATGATCCACGGTCAGATAACAATAGACAGAACACAGTATTTTATGTTTGCTCATGACAGTTCACAATAACAGCCATTACTGCCTCAGATGGTATAACAATTGCAGCACATGCAGAAATGCTAGCACAGGCAATTCAATGCACCCGACCCCCACCACTAGTCCCAACCTAATAAATAAATGCTACTGCAGATGCCTTTCAATCACTGTATGATTATTTCATGCGAGGGAAATATTTAGGCATGATTGGAGAAAACATGATGGTAGCGACAAGTAAGCAGTTAAAGACATGtttcaaagaaaaataacaGAACACAATTATGGGTGGTAAAGCCGATATATCATATAAGACAGAGTATTAATAGAACTCACAATTTCCACAAAACTGCAGCTGATTTGAGACATCTTCCGGATATTGAAGATGATTTTCAAGAAAAGACGGTGCAGCAGTATTGCCGTTGTTACCTCTGAACATTTGAGAAACTGATATAGTTGATTTACTTCTGCAGGACAAAACACAGTTATAAACTAGAATACAGGATCAAACTATTGATTGCCTTCAGCCAACTATAGTTTGATTCTCAAAGTATTAGAAACCTATTGATTGCACGAGTTGGACAAAAGCTCATAGATCAGGCCTTTTAAGATGAATCAAGAAAAACACATTATACTTCACAATCCCCAGCTCATTTGCAAAGTCAGATGCCAGGTTGAAACTAAAATACATAGAGACAGCAGTATCTTGTTTATCTTTTCCCATCTCTTAGCTCAAAAGAGACAAGTTGGAATAGTAGCATACACCTCATGTTTTGGTCAATTACTTCTATTTctgtttatttttcataagtatttctttatttcttCTCTAATACTTTATTGATTTACACATTCTTCTACATAATTCCATTTACagaaataattttttgtcattCTAATGCTATTGTTGTTGTCACCAGCCTCTTTCTGTAAATGCTTTAAACAATTGAGTAGGAAATGCTAGAACATAATTACACATACTGACTAGAAACAATTGCGAACCCAAGATTTGAGTGGTTGCGACCATCAGGAGTAGGTactcaacatatatatatatatatatgtgaagtTGTTCATATGGTGCACTTGTAGGATGAAGGAGTTAGCTAAGTATTAAGTACTTAACAAGTCCGCACTAGACACTAGACATGATATTTTTCACACATTTTTAGCTCCTATGGTGAAACAAAATCTAACTCAAACAAACGATATAATAACAAAACTCATTAACTTCTTTGGCAGCATATGGCTTCTATATTACTATTTTTAGTAGTTGAGCACGTCATATTTGGCATTGATGAAAAACTGGTGGTGCAGCATGCCTTTATTTAAGGAACGTGGGACAGCATCAAGAAAAATTATTTCCTTCATACAACATGGAAAATGGGAGACCTCCAAATGACTTATCAGAATAGAGTGTCATCATCTTAAATATCTTGTAACTACTCCTTTCACAACATTATACTAGTCCTTTTGAATATAATAGTAAGAACTCGGTTTGGTTCTAAATCCTTCAGCCACAAAGTGTCATTTCTTACCAGATATATTCAAGCTTCCTCCCACCTGAATTCTTATTCCATGCATAAAGCACATTACCGCTAGGAGCTTAAAAGTAATTTTCAACACTTTAATGAAGACAAATcatcataaaaaattatgtcCTTAAACAAGAAAATGATCTAGAGGAGAAAGTGATAATTACTTCAGATCGCCATTgttaaataaacaaacaaactGAATATGCCAATCCCAATTAATTCACACTGGTAACAATTACAAGCAGCAACACATTTTCCATCGTCCATAGTCATTAAAAAAATTCCAGTGAAAAGCATAAGAAAAACCAGCAAGATATTCCAGAGGCAAATAAAGCATGCagagagaaaaaaaacaaaaccagAGCAATCAATGAAGATTGATCATCAAAATATGCAGTATATCAGATGCAAATGCAGATCTTCATCATTCACTAATTCATCAACTCTCTGATTAATGCTTTCAATCAAAACAGAACATCGTGAATAATGATCCAAACTTTGAACTCAGATCAAAATGACAGAGAAAATGCATTCAAACAGAAACGGAAACAGACATACCTCAAAACCAGAAGATTAAGCCCCTCCTTATCCTGCTGTGAACAATCCACATCTAATCAGTCAAGCGTTTAAATCCGCGAAAAGACATAAATGAAAGCTCTCAGCTGAAAAACAATCTTACCTTAAACTGGTCATGAAGAAAATTTGATCAGAGCATCAGGTAGTGTAAATAGAGGGGAGGAATGCAGTCTTCGCCATATATAAGCAAAAACTGGTTTGAGAAATATATTTGGAAATGGTGATGCAGATCAACTGGATCGGTCAGAGCAATAATAATAGTCAGGGTTTGGTTGGGAAGGTGGATGATGGGGGCGTTTGTTACAACAAATTAAAAGCGCGCAGAACAGAGCAAAAAGGAATCAGCAGATGAAGAAGAAAACGTTCGCGAGAGCGAATTGAGTGAGGCCCACATGATATAAACACTACTctaaagagagagaagagagagagagagagagaaggcagGTTTCTGGAAACACGCTCCTCTGTTCAATATTCAATACTCATTCATTTGAAGTTCATGATTCTCTCGCCCATCcaacttttctttcttcttttttttgtttttctccaGCTATATTTCTTGTTGTTTTCCCACCTATAACTtcactttcaatttttatttgttgGGGTATGATTTGACTTTTATGCCCTTGATGTACatctttattttgttttatttctttcttcctttttttttggttcTTGGCTATCAACAAATCTAACCACAAAATTTGCACATTTTATGAGGTTCGAGTCATTGACTAAGtctgtttttattattttgatttgaTTCGTTATTTAACAATAGTATTCATAAATTATAAACTAGAGAAGGTATCATATGCCCCCTTCATTCCACTATAAtagtcttgttttcctttttgagacgtcccactagaatagtcttatttttatttttggtcatgattttacactacaaacaatgtagCACCATacacacatttacacacttttacactcaaAAAGCAAACTTCTTAATTTCAATGCCGAAAAAAAACAGGATTATTCTACTGAGACGAAATGAGTAGTATTAAACTTTAGATAGTAGTATTATAGAAGGTATTATATAGTACTCCTATTAAACTTTAGGTACTTTCTTCATCCTACTTTGATAGTtccctatttttttttgggatgtttcaagatatagttgactttctaaatttaaattgtattttttttttctaattgcatataatttatatttttcaaaaaaatattaatggtattttcttaatatgtgtgaaaacaTTTTCCAATATTTGTCATACTAGTACTTGGAGCGAAATGGCTTATAGGCTCCGATCGTCTCATAAAAGTGGCACAATTTGTCTCAATAAAACTAGCACTTGGCACAAATGATATGAATATATCATTCTACATCATTCGTGCCAAACACTTGTCATGACATACATTGGGACAAATGGTATGAATATGTCATTTCACACCATTCGTGCCAAGGTCTGTCATGCCAGCACTTGGGACGAATGATACAGATATGCCATTTCATACCAATATTTCCACAAAAAATGGTGCAATAAAACCACTATAGACTTGCAGTTTGTTCCAACAATTCTAAGTATAATTGATGAACAAATTTCGAATCagtattttcttcatttttcaaacaataaaaatacaaatcaTATGATCAAGTCAACACGAAATATTACGATTCACACAAAATCTAACtaattcatctttttttaatcattttcttcactttcttGCACTGGAGGAAGGCGTCGTGCAGGGCGGCGGTGAAGAATTGGGGAATGCTGGGGATTGTTTTCTTTTCACCTCAATCCAGCGTACTTGGCACAGATGGAATGAATTTATTTAGTCGTTCTACTTGTTCCTCGCATATACGGTACAAATCTTGGGACGGTTGGCACGAATGGTGGTAATGGCTCGATTCTAATGGCCGCGTTCTCCCCTTCCATTTATCTTGGAACGAATGGTACAAATTCGTATAATTTTATTTCGGATCTTCTTAAATGTGGATTTGCTTCTCATAACTCTCGTAGATCTCGACCCGAAACTCATATTTCACTGGATTCTGGATGAGATGGTGTTGACGGCGGCGACAAAGAAactcaaagagagagagagagagagcaacgagagataaattttaaaaaccgATCGAAATATATGCTAGTATATCGGTGGTTGTGCGTCATAGTAAAGATTTTAGCTGCGCGGCATGATGATTAGGGCTTCAGAGCATGAAAGCGCGACATAGGAACTAGGGTTTTAGAAAAAGAAGCAGTGTGAAAGTGAGGAAAAGAGAGATAAGCTGTGTTTTTTTTACGTAACAGAGAGGTAGTGGTAATTCCGTCTAAAATACttaattttagttataattTATTGAAACTATGTTTGGAGGACAActatttattttctctattttgTATGGCTAATACAAATATCGCCTCTATATAtttgaaatatgaaatttaaggcatattagaaaaaagaatttagttatgagcactattttctatttttttaaaaaaatatttttatggtataatttaaatattagtcaATTGTATTAGAATTATTATTCATCtctaattttgtttttaaaaatattctTACTTTAAACACAAAAACTCCCGtgaaatcgatttttttttagaaaccaCATTCataatgacactacttcaatatacaaatgatattttatcattataaagtatcatttgtatgttaaagtagtgtcattgtgaagatgatttttttaaaaaaatcggcTTCACATGAGACCACCTCTACTTTAAAAGAGTTATATTGAGTTGGACCCCTTGAAAAAATGTCTCAACgacatcacttttttttttgtccgaGAGAATGTCTAACTGCGTCACTGATGATTACAATGAGTTTATGAGTAAATCAATTATATGTACTAGTGAAAGTTAAAAATATCTTGTTTATGCAATTTCAGTTATATATTATGTGCAAATTTGAGATTcgaattaataaaaaacaacCATTCGATCttaaatatttatgatatacATAATACAATTAGAATTGACAATTGCGTAA
It contains:
- the LOC130993619 gene encoding probable BOI-related E3 ubiquitin-protein ligase 3; this translates as MFRGNNGNTAAPSFLENHLQYPEDVSNQLQFCGNLPVEFHADPVNYLGSNNGPPYLLPNKCGRDAEAIPRQQKLLFSLNNNTSNDESERKASTLNLNPVSTGLRLSYDDEERNSSITSASGSLTAASSVFPYLSNDIKRELDQQKEELNHFIRTQEANMVKGVRDMRHRHMASFVTAIEKGVSRKLREKDAELETITRRNKELVESMKQVTSEAQNWCYMAKYNESIVNVLKTNLEQAMQGSNAGKEGCGESDVDDAASCIDPNNYLSVSASVKKDIICKACKAKEVSILLMPCRHFCLCKECQAFATVCPVCQMITTASFEVYLS